A window from Centropristis striata isolate RG_2023a ecotype Rhode Island chromosome 2, C.striata_1.0, whole genome shotgun sequence encodes these proteins:
- the mrps11 gene encoding 28S ribosomal protein S11, mitochondrial: MYKLNCILVSSVSNVCRRLAVSPNTSGSSLCGSIGLRTLCSSADVLEETAAPISASKRSSDFSVVPPLPGQDSPLRWGGKKFEELPIVHIKATYNNTHVQLTESSGQSLVRTSCGTEGFKNIKKSTPIAAQTAGLSAAAKATAKGLTYVRVVVKGIGPGRQSAIKGLTMGGLEVVSITDNTPVPHNGCRPRKARRI, translated from the exons atgtataaattaaattgtaTATTAGTTAGTTCTGTGAGTAACGTATGTCGACGGCTGGCTGTCTCTCCAAATACAAGTGGAAGCTCTCT GTGTGGAAGCATAGGGTTGCGGACCCTATGTAGCAGTGCTGACGTACTTGAGGAGACCGCAGCACCCATCAGTGCCTCAAAGAGATCCTCTGACTTCAG CGTGGTGCCTCCACTGCCAGGCCAGGACAGTCCACTAAGATGGGGTGGGAAGAAGTTTGAGGAGTTACCAATCGTTCACATTAAAGCCACATACAACAA CACACACGTCCAGCTGACAGAGAGCTCAGGACAGTCGCTGGTCAGGACGTCCTGCGGAACAGAGGGCTTCAAGAATATCAAGAAGTCAACGCCCATCGCTGCTCAGACTGCaggcctctctgctgctgca AAAGCCACAGCGAAGGGATTGACGTATGTCCGTGTCGTGGTCAAAGGAATTGGTCCTGGACGTCAG TCTGCGATCAAAGGCTTGACAATGGGAGGTCTGGAGGTGGTATCGATCACAGACAACACCCCCGTGCCGCACAATGGATGCCGCCCACGCAAAGCCAGAAGGATTTGA